One Carassius gibelio isolate Cgi1373 ecotype wild population from Czech Republic chromosome A7, carGib1.2-hapl.c, whole genome shotgun sequence DNA window includes the following coding sequences:
- the LOC128016299 gene encoding achaete-scute homolog 1b-like, whose protein sequence is MLYPQIIRRTGESLLARHAKGTRATHYSQTPHPRDMEATVIATTQMTQDLFYQPFSDTLASHAKQDSECKVLKRQRSSSPELLRCKRRLTFNGLGYSIPQQQPMAVARRNERERNRVKQVNMGFQTLRQHVPNGGENKKMSKVETLRSAVEYIRALQQLLDEHDAVSAVLQCGVPSPSLSNAYSAGSESPHSAYSSDEGSYEHLSSEEQELLDFTIWFDRYESAASLTTKDWC, encoded by the exons ATGCTTTACCCTCAAATCATTCGCCGAACAGGTGAATCGCTTCTTGCGAGGCACGCGAAAGGCACGAGAGCGACGCATTACTCGCAAACTCCCCATCCCCGCGACATGGAGGCAACTGTCATCGCTACGACGCAAATGACTCAAGATTTGTTTTACCAGCCTTTCTCGGACACCCTCGCATCTCATGCAAAGCAGGACAGTGAGTGTAAAGTGCTGAAGAGACAGCGCTCGAGCAGCCCAGAGCTGCTCAGGTGCAAGAGGAGACTGACTTTCAACGGACTCGGCTATAGCATCCCTCAGCAGCAGCCCATGGCGGTGGCCAGACGCAACGAGCGCGAAAGAAACCGCGTCAAGCAGGTGAACATGGGCTTCCAGACGCTACGCCAGCATGTGCCCAACGGAGGGGAGAACAAGAAGATGAGCAAAGTTGAGACGCTGCGCTCGGCGGTGGAGTACATCCGAGCGCTTCAGCAGCTGCTGGACGAGCACGACGCCGTGTCCGCCGTGCTGCAGTGCGGCGTGCCGTCTCCGTCGCTCTCCAACGCGTACTCGGCGGGCTCGGAGTCTCCTCATTCAGCTTACTCCTCTGATGAAGGCAGCTACGAGCATCTCAGCTCTGAGGAGCAAGAGCTACTGGACTTTACCATATGGTTCGACAGATATGAATCAG CTGCTTCACTGACTACTAAAGACTGGTGCTGA